The Fusobacterium periodonticum 1_1_41FAA genomic sequence AAAGAATGTAAAGAACTTAATAAAACTAGCAAATAAAGGTGGGAAAAATATGAAAAAACAAAATGAGAATAAACCTCATATTTTTGGAGTTAGGCATTTTTCACCAGCAGGAGCATATTATGTAAGAAAATACCTAGATGAAGTGCAACCCAAAGTTGTTTTAATAGAAGCACCTTCTGATTTTACTAATTTAATAGATAAAATCACAGCTAAAGAAGTTGTTCCTCCCATTGCTATAATGGCCTATACTTTGGAAGCACCTATACAGACTATTATATATCCTTTTGCAGAATTCTCACCTGAATATCAAGCTATTCTATGGGCAAAGGAAAATAAGGTTGAATGTAGATTTTGTGATTTACCTTCATCTGTTTTCTTAGCTATACAGAATAAAGGAGAAAATCCTTCTGAAGAAAGTTTAAATAGCTATATTCATAGAAAGATTGATGAGTTTTCAGAAGATAGTGATAGTGAAGTTTTTTGGGAAAGAGTTATGGAGCAAGCAGCCAATCATCAGGCATATCGTAGTGGAGCTAGAGACTATGGAACAAATCTAAGAGAACTTACTTTAGCAAATACTAAATCAGATGCTGAAAATATTATAAGAGAAGCCTATATGTGTAAGCAAGTTGCTGAACTATGTGAAGAAGGCTTTAAGATAAATGAAATAGCTATGGTTGTTGGAGCTTTCCATATAGAAGGGATAGAAAAAGGCAATTTCCTAAGTGATGAAGAATTTAATCTATTAAAAAAAGTAGAAACAAAAAAGACTTTAATGCCTTATTCTTACTATAAGTTATCAACTTATTCTAACTATGGAGCTGGAAATAAAGCACCTGGCTATTATGAACTACTATGGAAGGGCTTAAATAAGGAAGATATATATTATGCAGTTTATGGATATTTAAGTAGATTAGCTGACTTTCAAAGAACAAGTGGAAATATGGTATCATCAGCACAAATTATTGAGGCAGTACAGCTTGCAATTTCTTTAGCTAATATACATAATAGTAAAATTCCTACTCTTAAAGATATGCAAGATGCTGCTATAACTTGTATGGCACAGGGTAGCCACTCAGAAATAATCTTAGCTATGGCAAATACAGAAGTTGGAAAGAAGATTGGAAAAATACCACAAGACTCTATACAAACTTCTATACAATCTGATTTCTATTCTATATTAAAAGAATTGAAACTTGAAAAATATCAAACATTGACTGCTACAGAATTGAGATTAGATTTAAGAGAAAATATAAGAGTAAAATCTGAAAAACTTGCTTTCTTAGACTTAGAACGTTCTTATTTTTTCCATAGATTAAGAGTTCTTAAAATTTCTTTTGTTAGCTTTCTTGATAAGGTACAAGATAATAAAACTTGGGCAGAGGATTGGGTTTTACAATGGACTCCTGAAGCAGAGATAGAAATAGTAGAAGCTATTTTAAAAGGAGACACTATTGAATTTGCAACTGCTTTTGAATTAAATCAAAGAATAGAAAATTCAAGTTCTATATCTATGATTGCAGAAATTGTAAAAGATGCTTTCTATTGTGGACTGCCTAAGAGTTTAGAACAAGCCTTTCAAGCTTTACAAAGTTGTATGGCTGATGATATTCCTATCAATGAAATTGCTAAAACTTCAACTACTCTTTCTATAATGTTACGTTATGGAGATATTAGAAAATTAGATAGAGATGTACTTATTCCAATACTTGAGCAACTATTTTTAAGAGCTTGTTTAATCTTACCTACTGAGGCATTCTGTGATGCTAATGCAGCTATTGAACTTGCTGAAGCTATAATAGCCTTACATAATGTAGTTGAAAATCATGACTTTTTAGATAGAGAAAGATGGTATGCACTTCTTACTGAAGTTGCAAAAAGAGATAATTTAAATACTAAAATATCAGGACTTGCTATGGCAATCTTGCTTGAAACTGGAAAAATTTCTAATGATGAACTTGGTTTAGAAGTTGAAAGAAGATTATCAAAAGCTATACCTGCCGATTTAGGAGCAAGTTGGTTTGAAGGACTATCAATGAAAAATCACTATACTCTAATTGCAAGACTTGGGCTTTGGGAAAAGCTTCAAGACTATATATCAGCCTTAGATGAAGATGAGTTTAAGAGAGCCTTAGTATTTTTAAGAAGAGCCTTTGCTGATTTTTCTTCTAATGAAAAACATGATATAGCTGAAAATATGGCTGAAATATGGGGCTTAAATAAGATTGCTGTTAGTGAAGCTATGAATAAAGATTTAAAAGAAGAAGAAGTCGAAATAATTTCAAGCCTTGATGACTTTGATTTTGATGATATTTAGGGGGAATGATGGACTATAAAGAAGATATAAAACGTTGGAGATTAATATTAGGAAAAGATACTCAAGATACTTTCTCCTCTATGAACTCTGAAGCTATTTCTTCTCTTAGCGAAGAAGATTGGCTTATGGATAGAGCTTTAGATGCCATTTATAACCCTTCAGGAAAATTTATGGGTGAGGCTGCCTTAGGTGCTGGAAGAGGACCTTCTAACCCTCAAATAAGTAAATGGCTTGGAGATGTTAGAGATTTATTTGATAAAGAATTAGTTAAAATTATTCAAACTGATGCTATGGATAGATGTGGTTTAAAGCAATTAATTTTTGAGCCTGAAATATTGGAGCAAGTTGAGCCTGATATAAGTCTTGCATCTACAATTATGCTTTTAAAAGATCAAATTCCTAAACATAGTAAAGAAAGTGTAAGAGCATTCATTAAAAAAATTGTAGAAGAAATCAATAAATTATTGGAAAGTGATATAAAAAGAGCTGTTAGAGCTGCACTTAATAAGAGACAACATTCTCCTATTCCTTCAGCCTCAGCACTAGACTTTAAAAGGACTATCCAACGAGGAATAAAAAATTATAATAAAGAATTGAAAAAAATTATTCCTGAACATTACTATTTCTTTGAAAGAGCTAGTACTAATCCTTCAAGTAAATTTACAGTTATTTTAGATATAGACCAAAGTGGTTCTATGGGAGAATCTGTTATATATTCTTCAGTAATGGCTTGTATCTTAGCAAGTATGGCTGCACTAAAGACTCGTATTGTTGCTTTTGATACTAATATTGTGGATTTAACAGAAAAATCTGATGATCCTGTTGATTTATTATATGGTTTCCAATTAGGTGGTGGTACTGATATCAATAAATCTATCGCCTATTGTATGAACTATATTGAAAATCCTAAAAAGACTATATTTTTCTTAATTTCTGACCTTATGGAAGGTGGAAATCGTGGAGGAATGTTAAGACATTTACAAGAAATGAAAGATTCAGGCGTAATAGTTGTTTGTCTTCTTGCAATTTCAGGTGATGGACAACCTTACTATGATTCACAAATGGCGGGAAAAATTTCTTCAATGGGTATTCCTTGTTTTGCATGTAATCCTGAAAAATTACCTCTTTTACTTGAAAGAGTCTTAAAAGGATTAGATTTAAATTCTTTCCAAGAAGAATTTAAGAAAAAATAAAAGACTAGGGGTTTTAATCAACCCCTAGTTTTTTATACATTATTCTTTATTTAGAATTTCTTTTGCTTCTTTAAAGAAATTAAGTTCTCCCCAAAGCTCTAAATCTCCAATAATAGCAAAACGTTTTTTAGCACGAGTAGCAGCAACATTTAAAATATTTGCAGCTTGTGCAGCCCATTGAGCGGCATTTTCAGATTTCTTGTCACAACCCAATAGCAGTATCACAGAATCGGCTTCTTTTCCTTGAAATTTATGGACTGTACCAAGACAATTTTCACACCAATCTTCTACCTTTTTTTCATCCTGATCTTTAAAAGCTTTTTTAATATCATTTTTAAGTCCATTAATGACAGTTGTAAATGGAGAAATTACATATAAATTTTTAAATTCTTTGTCATCAAAGATTGCTATATTTCTATCTTTGATACTATTCTTAATAATTTCAATGACTTTTTTTCCTTGTTCTTCTACATAATGATTTTTATTACCTTTTTCAGTTCCTCTAACATCTATAAATTCATTTTTTTCTAAGACATACTTTTTATCTTTCTTATCAGACATACATTTATTTATCATTCTATTATCATAAGAAATTCTATTAGATATATCAAACATTGGTGATAGACATCTTCTATGTACAACTAAAGGACAACCTACTTCTGTTTCTCCAATCTTACCATAATATAAATTTGCAGAATCAGCCAGTGTTTGTATAGATAAACTAGGTGAAGTATATCTATATATATTACTTGCAACTTTAAATTC encodes the following:
- a CDS encoding DUF5682 family protein; this encodes MKKQNENKPHIFGVRHFSPAGAYYVRKYLDEVQPKVVLIEAPSDFTNLIDKITAKEVVPPIAIMAYTLEAPIQTIIYPFAEFSPEYQAILWAKENKVECRFCDLPSSVFLAIQNKGENPSEESLNSYIHRKIDEFSEDSDSEVFWERVMEQAANHQAYRSGARDYGTNLRELTLANTKSDAENIIREAYMCKQVAELCEEGFKINEIAMVVGAFHIEGIEKGNFLSDEEFNLLKKVETKKTLMPYSYYKLSTYSNYGAGNKAPGYYELLWKGLNKEDIYYAVYGYLSRLADFQRTSGNMVSSAQIIEAVQLAISLANIHNSKIPTLKDMQDAAITCMAQGSHSEIILAMANTEVGKKIGKIPQDSIQTSIQSDFYSILKELKLEKYQTLTATELRLDLRENIRVKSEKLAFLDLERSYFFHRLRVLKISFVSFLDKVQDNKTWAEDWVLQWTPEAEIEIVEAILKGDTIEFATAFELNQRIENSSSISMIAEIVKDAFYCGLPKSLEQAFQALQSCMADDIPINEIAKTSTTLSIMLRYGDIRKLDRDVLIPILEQLFLRACLILPTEAFCDANAAIELAEAIIALHNVVENHDFLDRERWYALLTEVAKRDNLNTKISGLAMAILLETGKISNDELGLEVERRLSKAIPADLGASWFEGLSMKNHYTLIARLGLWEKLQDYISALDEDEFKRALVFLRRAFADFSSNEKHDIAENMAEIWGLNKIAVSEAMNKDLKEEEVEIISSLDDFDFDDI
- a CDS encoding VWA domain-containing protein, which codes for MDYKEDIKRWRLILGKDTQDTFSSMNSEAISSLSEEDWLMDRALDAIYNPSGKFMGEAALGAGRGPSNPQISKWLGDVRDLFDKELVKIIQTDAMDRCGLKQLIFEPEILEQVEPDISLASTIMLLKDQIPKHSKESVRAFIKKIVEEINKLLESDIKRAVRAALNKRQHSPIPSASALDFKRTIQRGIKNYNKELKKIIPEHYYFFERASTNPSSKFTVILDIDQSGSMGESVIYSSVMACILASMAALKTRIVAFDTNIVDLTEKSDDPVDLLYGFQLGGGTDINKSIAYCMNYIENPKKTIFFLISDLMEGGNRGGMLRHLQEMKDSGVIVVCLLAISGDGQPYYDSQMAGKISSMGIPCFACNPEKLPLLLERVLKGLDLNSFQEEFKKK